The Spodoptera frugiperda isolate SF20-4 chromosome 8, AGI-APGP_CSIRO_Sfru_2.0, whole genome shotgun sequence DNA segment tgatctctCGGATGGTGGTGATGATGAATCTGGTGAAGATCAAGATATGGAAGAAGATGCATCTACCACACCAATTGAAGAAAagaaataattctttttttaattggttttttgtttttctttgttagcattaaataaaaataataaaataccaagCTTAGGTACCTAGTAAATATTTAATCGTGCAGAAGTGCAGATAAGTCGTACTTAGTTAGAATAGTTAGTATGGCCAAggtatacctaattatattttgtagttgcctaaatgttataaatatgctCAATTTCACATTCATATACTTGCGTACATTAACTAAATGTACCTGCATATTAAAATATGGATTTTCTATTTTACCTACATCTTTTCTACATTTTGTCGAATCGGTCGGTTGTGTAACAGTTTATCGAATTTCACGGCAACCtgattaaaatatgtaagtaagcAAATCCATAGTTGTATCCAGTtggaaaaaaaagttaaataaaaattgtgtttgGTTGAACATTATTGACAACATATTCGGTAAGTAGGTTTCTATGTACTACTATTCATTCattgtgtttatattttcaaaaaaatatatataggtaAATAAGATTAAGTCAGTAACAGTATAtaagtacaatacaatattcCACGTAATGCTTAGTTATTTTACGATTTACTTCCACATTAcgaaataatttttagtttaaaaaaccaCGTTTAAAAGTTTGTTTACGACTACGTCAACAGACTATCGAATCtaaagtgtattttattaattaataggtCGGAAccctttttttattactttaattagctgacccggcaaatttcgtaccgcttcaaacatttttttctcaccttttctTCATAAacttttcacaaataattcaagaccaaaatttgccaaatcggtctcgagttttagcgagacaaacgaacagcatttgatttttatttatatagatatattACTAACAAAGTGCATTATCTAAATACCTAGTTACCTAGCTATCTTTCAGGAAACTATGAAATAGTACCtaactatgtatttaatatttaattaaactatagAGTGTGGAATACCTAGAAATAGCTAAGATAAGCATGGTTAGGAATCTAGGTACCTATATGTTATGCaacttgtttatttgtataataaatgaaaTCAATTAATGTGTTGCTACTTGGTTTGAGGATAACTTGCTAATGTAAGTTAgctatattaatttatatacatatgagtatattaaaataaggaAGGAAATTAACTATTTGAACTAGATAAGGACTGACTCTAGTCCTGAATAAACATCAATAGTCATGGTTCCTTACATGTCCTATCaccatattttattgaataaataagtataaaggtTAGGTACCTAATCATTTGCTAGACACCCACTATTAATTTACTTAGGtatctactaaataaaattaggaaTCATACTATTAGCTAGTCCTGCGCTGTTTCACCAGCTCTgttcggttcctattgatcgtagcgttgTTACAGGCTATAAGCCTGTAGCTTTTGTCTAtatggactatctaacacaaaaataattattcaatttggatCAGTAGTTCTGAAGAATAACgcggtcaaacaaacaaactcttcagcttcaaaTAATCGGTCATTTATCCAGTAGGAAGTTTGATCCaaacgtaggtacataattatgttcctatttataatattttatttatttcacagcGATCCCTAACTTTAACGGCCGCAAAGTGTTCATAATTAACTCCCGATAAGTACTTCCACACTGCGAACCACTGCGATGTTAATAAGTAAACAAAGTGCCAGCGTCAGTCGTGCTTTGAATTTCGGCAAGATGAAATGTTCCGCGTTGCTCCTCGTTTTAATGTTATGCGTGTTATCAGATGCTTATAAAGAAAGGCACCATAGTAAGCACCTGCATTCAAGAAGAGCTAATTTTAAGAAGCAGACCACTCCCCCACATTGCACTCAAGTAACTAAGGgtaagttgtttttaattaaattatttaaataataataatggtgCAAATGGACTACGACAAAAATTATGACATAAATGTCAGACATTAATTGCTGTACCGTTCACACTAACTTATATggataaatatgaatattattaagtgtgggagagccatgcttcggcacgtttGGGTTTGACCGGactgacaccacggcctcacagaaaaccgacgtgaaacaacgcttgcgttgtgtttcgttgtgggagggagtttaccggaggcccaattacgccccttcgcaatcccagattccccaaaaacccttaaattcctcacaTCCAAAtagtcggcaacgcactagtagcacctctgttgtttcaagagtccatgggcgacggcgattgcttacaatccgtctgctcgtttaccggttggtaacataaaaaaattacaagtcGGTAGCTAATGCGACACCATTTGTCGTgttacaatatattttcaattacagACACTCTTGTCGTGTTCATACAGAGACATTTGATTTAGGTATACACTGAGTATAGTCTATAGTGTCGTAGTCTATTCGTACCTTTAGCTATGGCTTTTTTCATAATTAGCGATAAGTTCCTATATAGGTATTAATTAAGAACTGTgaaagtataattaattaatatttaatcaattaaCCAATTTATTCGACACTCAAACATAAGTGCTACTTATTCGATGCCGATATTTTGCACTATGCACATTGaactcatataatattattcttaagCACCAATAGGTTAACCTTGAATGTCGTTAATTACCTACTTAACGGCCTGCTTCACAATGTATATTCAAATGTAGGTATATGGTACATATAGCCGCTATGTAACAGCAGATACATttgaatatcaaaaataaattgttaaggaagtattttgatgacatttggtAGAAATATACCAGCTTTACCTATATATTGTGGAAACAGTAGTAAATTATGATGTTGTTATAATTGATAGTGGTGTAGATAAGAGTAGGAACAAATTGTGCAAACAATAATTCTTTCTAAAGCAGTAGGTAatataactaacaaaaaaatcaaaacaatgtgGTTTGTTTTTGTGACCTTATTCGGAACACAAGAGATAATTAGTTCTATGTGATAACATGTTTgtgtctaaaaatattattgaatcttTGGTATCTTTGTTTTTTCCTCTTACAGTATTATCTAATATGCAGGTATCATAGCATTATTATCGTGTGTTGTTCATAGAAACTTGTGCTATGGTAGACAGAAACCATAGAGCGTCAATAACTTACAAACTTATTCGGCTTCCCACACGATATACGAGTTCCTTTTTTATGCTTACCAATTGAACTTTTTGTGAGACACACCATGGGTTTTTACTGAGAACCTAAATTTCTATCTGCTGCCTGATTGACTCCGGTTTATTAATAACTGCTACAtagatatgtatatattttttcccCTACTATTGGTGGCCACAGTGCTTATGAATCACCTAATGGTTAGCGGGTTCCTACATACAGGCTGCAGTCCAGAGGCAAGCGTGCAAGCGTGTACCACAAAATCATGCAGGAAAAGTACAAGCCATGTAGGAAACTGTTTAATCGCACCAACGCCGGATTGTTTCTAGGAAAGCAGGCTCTCCAAAAATAGTGGCGACATTCAGGAAAGGCCAAAAAATCTAATCTGAACATCAGAACTGCACTTGCGTCCATTTGACTAGCGATATTATATCTacctattaatatatttttcttttttagataCAGACTACCAATCTAGATACAAATATGACTATCCAGTCGCTTACATTCAGCCTGGACAGCATGAGGCCTACCAACAAGTAAGTGTAAAAACCAGCATTTATAATTGTACAATTACCAGTACCTCTTCTGGGGTTGTGGGTGTTATGGGCGGCGCTAATACTTACCAATTACCATAATACCATCGGTTGTTTGTCTATCTGTTTGCCTCTATCAAAACCTAAACAGTTAACACGTGTAAGGGTTTTCCTAGAACCTAATATTTTACGTGAAACTTTGTCTAGTCTTCTAAAATAGATAACATTGCCTACAATctccaaaaataaacatatatattatattgcaaTTGATTGAGgcttgtaggtatattttttacaactgcACACATCTTTGGACCCTCTGCCTCTGCTGAGCAACAGGCGTAATTTAATTCACTTTATACTTATGAACCGTCAAAACATCCGGTGACCTTCCTACCATCGATTTACCGGTCATTCAATTTAAcgaaacatgaaaaaaaaaaatggaacgtctgatttatttcttgaaaaaaaGTGAATCGTATTGTTTTTACTTGTGCGTCTATTAAGCATGAAATAACTAGCAAAGTACCTTCTATTTGATGTATAGACTATTCGCTTATGTGTTACGAACGTCATACATTATTCAGGGATCAAACACGTTGTTTGACCAAGCAGGAGAAATAAATGATGTTTCGTAATTGTGATAGTGGCCTCAAACGTCGTATTCGATAACTGAGTAGTGCGCCAGAACATTTCAAAAATGTAAGTTACCTATCTGTTAATCTGATCGTGATAATCTTTACGTATTTTTCTTTCAGCTATACTGCGTAAACCCGCCAACAGTTAACAAGGCTGTGACGACTGTTTGTGACTGGGCTGCTCCCCCACAAGTCCAGTTCACCCTCGGAGACGAGTACATGCACGTCGTCCGCCAGGATCCCACGGGAAGGTTCCTCGGGAACGCTGTCATTACAACGTACCAACTATGCAACCACAACCGCACGTTTATGACTGAGGCCGTAAATTCATCAGTAGTAACAATTACCAATGTGTAACGGAACAAACGAagttagaaaataaatgttttttgtaacttttcaataatttttgacTTTAGAATTAACTAGATTAATACTTAATGCTTTTTAAACCGCGTAGTGATAGCTGGCTCTTCCCAAGGTCGTTAGAAGTTGTAAAAGTGCTTTCTGATGAACAAGCTTGGACATTATGGTAAACCCTAATAGATGAAGATGGGCCATAGATAGTGCCAGCAGTGAACTATCACGGGGATTGATGAATGAATAGACGGACGGGTGGGATAAAAGCTACTAAATGAGTACCTAGtgcttaaattaaatttctagTTACACACACGATTCTGGTAATTCTTCCCGAATTTTTCGTCTATTTGTCTGTTTAAgtcatatgtatatgtaagtaTTAAGTAGCTATGTTTTGACACTATACGTAAAAACCCCTGAATAGATTGATTTGATTGTGATTTTCCATATACATTCGCTAAATATGTAGTTAgctataacataattaatactGATGTtctaaaaaatacaagtttccTTGCCAAGTGAATAAATACTTGTACCTTCAGAGAATGAATGATATAAATGCATTACAATCACCGGTTATCAAAACATACTTACCTAgcttattaatttcaatttgataTGGCTTTTATCAATGATTGTATGACATGGAAAACAATCAGAAGCACATGTTCAGTCAACTAGGAGATAATGTACGGGATCCTAAATTATTATACGCttggatttttattatatatcttcGTGTTTTGTAACTCTCAAATTTCAAATTCTACGGGATCTATAATACAGATAGCATTTTTTGAATACGGTGGGTATGTACATTTAGTAAACTAGTCTTCGGTCGTGGTCTACCTGGGTGGACTACGGTACGGTACTGGCACGTTTTAGATGGGCCTCCTACCTACATCAACTTATGTGAACCAGTCTCTTGTTCTTAAATCTCACTGGGAATTGATTGAGCAAGGACCATTTTGCCATCATATTAACCTTCGCAGAAGTTAAAGGGGTCCAGATCAGACCTGGGTGCAGATTATTCCAAACGGCCGGAGTGGAAGTCCTTGGGGAAGGCAATGGCCGTCTTGGGGCTGATGTGACGATGATGAAAGGAGAAGATGGCTTATTTAGTTATTACCAGTTTCAATCTACCTCTCTCTCTTTATAATTTCCAACAAACTCTCTTATCCTACACCCACCAACAAACACGCCAAATTTCAGCTCTCTATGACCAGTTAATTTCGGCTGTGCGTTGCCTATCAGCcagtccgtcagttagttaGTCACTAAGTTTAGATTTCCCTTTACTAcagtaatgtttgttttaaaaggtGCCCACGTTGAAGGTGAAGAAGTATCGCTTGCAATTAACGGACTTATTCCGCCGTTTACAcccatttttatacaaaatgtgaCGGTAagtgtaatagggatgatgtcggggtatgaaaattaaaaatctatttagtctgtcaggtaatgaaaaaatattaggcacgtattttttattttgtcatttaagtcAACAAGCGGGCGACCGGGAGCGAATACGTCATATCTACGTATAAacttacctagaagtgacgtcacgcgatattccAAATCAATGTAACTTCGAAAGCAGAAATATtcgtttccgtaagaaaattaaaaaatacctgtctaatattttttaagtaatctaCAGGAcggattataaaataaaaattagtcatctaccctattaggtAATTACATGTAATAAAGATGATGATGATCCAACAAAAGATGGGCGAATGTTAGTGAGTAATTGTTGCCAAGGCAGCTAGGcggatttagatgaaatttggcacGAAGAAGATAATAAAGATAGTTCGATTCTTATCCGCCATGCTCAATTCCAGACTTAACCACAGACATAACCTTACCTACTGTCTTGAGAATTTCTGAAAATGTATAAATCGATTTAATCCCCAATTTGATGAGAACCCTGGTATCAACTGTGGTCGTAATTACGACAATTTTACCAACTTACTGACAATGCCTTTTGCTACTACTACAACATTTCCGATGGattgacgtttggccgctatctcgcctagtGGCAAGTGATGAtgcgatggagcacgtctgcccatgagcaacatATTCGCTTGGGCCTAGAAGAcccccaggttatacccatcaggaaacacagactctgggAAAGATTTTTACTCTTTAGCAGTTGTGAAGGTCTACGAACATAATTCTCAAGTCCTGTTTCTGTTTTAGCCACAGCGCGCCGATTTGGAGCAACGGTACACGTATCTCAGAGCGGAGTATGTCAGTCCCATGTCAGCAGTTGAAATTGTATATAATGAAGACACTTTTGCACTATCGTTTTATATTAGGTTTCCATTTCTCAACATACCTTTTGGAATTGTTGGTTACTCGGTGAGCCCATCCCACAGTAGAACTTGGAACAAATGGAGACGACACCGAAATAATGTGGTAGTGTAGAACCCGCTGGACGCTAATTGGGTAGTAGACAGGgcatggaaattaaaaatctaattagtccgtcagttatataattaaaaaatattagacacgtatttttttattttgtcgtctaagattacaatacttagataaaacggagGTAATTTTAGGAGTGGGAGGTGGTTACGTCACGTAAATCTACATATAAAATGCGGTAAaccgtgacgtcacacgatattttaaatcaatgtatctttgaaagtatttaattttgtaagaaaagaaaattttaacgtgtctaatgttttaaaataatctagtagacggacattaaaaatgttttagagtaccctgtttattattatgtgaaATAGGTAAAAGTAATCGTAAAAGTTAGTCTAAAATAAGTGCAAgaaataaatcatcatcatcgacAATAGCGTGTGCTACCCAAGTGCCCACTGCAAAAGCCACATCTCACACGGAGGTTTCcacaagaaataaatattggaaataaatacaaaaacagaattatggaattttatataaaaactttattttcacTATTGCCGACCAACAATAGTTAAGTCgtcaattgtaaaaaaaaatcaaaataataaagggaATTTTCAATTTTTGAAGGTCGAAAATATTTCAAGATTATTAACACTTTTTGCGTAAACATTATcgatacattatattattactataggGTGCGTTAGTCGTGCGAGCGCATGTTGATGTCGTCGTGTCGTTCGCGCTCAGTCTCGCGGTGGTCGCCGGAGACCCGCGCGCCGGCCGACGTGCCGGCCTCGTCGTGCTCGCGCTTACACGGCGAGTGAGGCGCCGACGGAGCCGACTGCACCAACCGTCCCATAAGACTCGCGCTTTTGTCTTTGCGGGGCCGAGTCCACTCGTGCGACAACACCCGGTCCAGGGTCAGGCGGAGCGTGATATCAGGCTCTAGAATGTGT contains these protein-coding regions:
- the LOC118275617 gene encoding uncharacterized protein LOC118275617 — translated: MLISKQSASVSRALNFGKMKCSALLLVLMLCVLSDAYKERHHSKHLHSRRANFKKQTTPPHCTQVTKDTDYQSRYKYDYPVAYIQPGQHEAYQQLYCVNPPTVNKAVTTVCDWAAPPQVQFTLGDEYMHVVRQDPTGRFLGNAVITTYQLCNHNRTFMTEAVNSSVVTITNV